The following are encoded in a window of Sutcliffiella horikoshii genomic DNA:
- the dnaK gene encoding molecular chaperone DnaK, with the protein MSKIIGIDLGTTNSCVAVLEGGEPKVIPNPEGNRTTPSVVAFKNGERQVGEVAKRQSITNPNTIMSVKRHMGTDYKVEVEGKEYSPQEVSAIILQHLKGYAEEYLGETVTKAVITVPAYFNDAERQATKDAGKIAGLEVERIINEPTAAALAYGLDKMDEDQTVLVYDLGGGTFDVSVLELGDGVFEVRSTAGDNRLGGDDFDQVIIDYLVAEFKKENGIDLSKDKMALQRLKDAAEKAKKDLSGVTSTQISLPFITAGEAGPLHLEVSMSRAKFDDLTAGLVERTMGPVRQALQDAGISASELDKVILVGGSTRIPAVQDAIKKETGKDPHKGVNPDEVVALGAAIQGGVLTGDVKDVVLLDVTPLSLGIETMGSVFTKLIERNTTIPTSKSQVFSTAADNQTAVDIHVLQGERPMASDNKTLGRFQLTDIPPAPRGVPQIEVSFDIDKNGIVNVRAKDLGTNKEQTITIKSSSGLSEDEINRMVQEAELNADADKKRKEEVELRNEADQLVFTTEKTLKEVEGKVEEAEVKKAEDAKEELKAAIEKGDLEEIRTKKDALQEIVQQLSMKLYEQAAQAQQAAQGAEGTEGAANNDDNVVDAEYEEVNDDKK; encoded by the coding sequence ATGAGTAAAATCATCGGTATTGACTTAGGTACAACAAACTCATGTGTAGCTGTGCTTGAAGGCGGCGAACCAAAAGTAATCCCTAACCCAGAAGGTAACAGAACAACTCCATCTGTTGTTGCTTTCAAAAACGGCGAACGCCAAGTAGGGGAAGTGGCAAAACGCCAATCCATCACAAACCCTAACACCATTATGTCAGTTAAACGTCATATGGGTACAGATTATAAAGTAGAAGTAGAAGGTAAAGAGTACTCTCCACAAGAAGTATCTGCTATCATCCTTCAACACTTAAAAGGTTATGCAGAAGAATATCTTGGTGAAACAGTTACAAAAGCTGTTATCACAGTTCCTGCATACTTCAATGATGCAGAGCGTCAAGCGACAAAAGATGCTGGTAAAATCGCTGGTCTTGAAGTAGAACGTATCATCAACGAGCCAACTGCAGCAGCATTAGCATACGGTCTAGACAAAATGGACGAAGATCAAACAGTCCTTGTTTATGACCTTGGTGGCGGAACGTTTGACGTTTCTGTACTAGAGCTTGGAGATGGCGTATTCGAAGTACGTTCTACAGCTGGTGACAACCGTCTTGGTGGAGATGACTTTGACCAAGTGATCATTGACTACCTTGTAGCAGAATTCAAAAAAGAGAACGGTATCGACCTTTCTAAAGATAAAATGGCATTACAACGCTTGAAAGATGCAGCGGAAAAAGCGAAAAAAGACCTTTCCGGTGTAACAAGCACCCAAATTTCTCTACCATTCATCACAGCAGGAGAAGCTGGACCGCTTCACTTGGAAGTAAGTATGTCCCGTGCGAAATTTGATGATCTTACTGCTGGACTTGTAGAACGTACAATGGGTCCTGTTCGTCAAGCATTACAAGATGCAGGTATCTCTGCTTCTGAGCTTGACAAAGTAATCCTTGTAGGTGGATCTACTCGTATCCCTGCTGTACAAGATGCGATCAAAAAAGAAACTGGTAAAGATCCACATAAAGGGGTTAACCCAGATGAAGTAGTTGCACTAGGTGCAGCAATTCAAGGTGGAGTTTTAACAGGTGATGTGAAAGATGTAGTACTTCTTGACGTAACACCACTTTCTTTAGGAATTGAAACAATGGGCAGCGTGTTCACAAAGCTTATTGAAAGAAATACGACGATTCCTACAAGTAAGTCCCAAGTGTTCTCTACGGCTGCTGACAATCAAACAGCGGTAGACATTCACGTGCTTCAAGGGGAGCGCCCAATGGCAAGCGACAACAAAACTCTAGGTCGTTTCCAATTAACGGACATTCCACCAGCTCCACGTGGCGTACCGCAAATCGAGGTTTCTTTTGACATCGACAAAAACGGTATCGTAAACGTTCGTGCAAAAGACCTTGGAACAAACAAAGAACAAACAATCACTATCAAATCTTCTTCTGGTCTATCCGAGGACGAAATCAACCGCATGGTTCAAGAAGCGGAATTGAACGCAGATGCGGACAAAAAGCGTAAAGAGGAAGTAGAATTACGCAACGAAGCAGATCAGCTTGTATTCACAACTGAAAAAACACTTAAAGAAGTAGAAGGCAAAGTGGAAGAAGCAGAAGTGAAGAAAGCGGAAGATGCTAAAGAAGAATTGAAAGCTGCTATCGAAAAAGGCGACCTTGAAGAAATCCGCACGAAAAAGGATGCGCTTCAAGAAATCGTTCAACAGCTTTCCATGAAGCTTTACGAGCAGGCTGCTCAAGCACAACAAGCCGCTCAAGGAGCAGAAGGAACAGAAGGCGCAGCAAACAACGACGACAACGTAG